A window of the Vanessa cardui chromosome 27, ilVanCard2.1, whole genome shotgun sequence genome harbors these coding sequences:
- the LOC124541139 gene encoding angiotensin-converting enzyme-like — MAAFLILILFFNTYSCENNVEELFKGINEATVKFNAIGANIAWQSAMNPGNPALSSKTAVYQEKLLSWQHRACRKLVNFHEIHALNLTQERQAYLLCRGPKYTYREAREISKIYEELQSIYSNAEVCLLNNIEKNKTSVTSVENAIRKYILNIKYYLKLDEISVPFAAKIAARDLKKDGICLKGEEDFEKVMEHSREREILEWVWLAWREKMTLMKELYEKLIYVENKAARRNGYTDIGASWRDELEIPNLREISHKLYKNIKPLYALLHGVVRYYLRREYGDIVPEKGPIPAHLLGNLWSQNWEPILDMIVPNAINLDDRMKSLNWTVKDMVKRAEDFYVSIGLPPMTDTFWQKSVFSRDNHSLARCHGTAADMFKHDDFRLLYCSRVSFEDFYVIHHEMGHIQYYMAYKNQPGLFRQANSALQETIGDTIMYAVMTPQHLHRIRLINDSELYNIRDPYSDEDYITKGTLNSHRKLIKYSDYKGGQEFVIDSNNIKHNQNDEYRVTTDDILILKQALNKIPQIPFSLLMDEYRWKYFEGGIDKDFLNDEFWALAQDLQGIAPSGVRGEEYFDIGAKFHVPDNTPYIRYFLSSFLQHQLFEALCKAAVFGHRNVKDPLPPTIYLNRCDIYGSKAAGRILKDLMSRGHSQHWRQILKETIGEVDISATALKRHYRPLYVILMRLVEKYRIPIGW; from the exons atggccgCCTTCTTGATTCTAATATTGTTCTTCAATACATATTCATGCGAAAACAATGTCGAGGAATTATTTAAAGGAATCAATGAAGCTACCGTCAAATTCAATGCTATTGGCGCTAATATTGCTTGGCAATCGGCAATGAACCCTGGCAATCCAGCATTATCAAGCAAGACAGCTGTTTACCAAGAAAAGCTGCTCTCCTGGCAACACAGAGCATGTAGAAAATTGGTGAATTTTCACGAAATTCATGCCTTGAATTTAACTCAAGAAAGGCAGGCGTATCTTTTATGTAGAGGACCGAAATATACTTATAGGGAAGCTAG agaaataagtaaaatatacgaAGAATTACAATCTATTTATTCCAACGCAGAAGTGTGTTTACTgaataatatagaaaagaatAAAACAAGTGTTACAAGTGTGGAAAATGCaatcagaaaatatattttaaatataaaatattacctgAAATTGGATGAGATTTCAGTTCCTTTTGCCGCTAAAATAGCTGCacgagatttaaaaaaagatggaATATGTTTAAAAGGAGAAGAAGATTTCGAGAAAGTTATGGAACATTCTAGAGAACGGGAAATATTGGAATGGGTGTGGTTAGCTTGGAGGGAAAAAATGACATTGATGAAGGAGCTGTATGAGAAATTGATTTATGTAGAAAACAAAGCTGCTAGGAGAAATG GTTACACTGATATTGGAGCGTCATGGCGAGATGAACTGGAGATACCCAACTTACGAGAGATTAGTCATAAGTTGTACAAAAACATTAAGCCACTGTATGCATTACTTCATGGCGTCGTGAGATATTATCTGAGACGAGAATATGGGGATATTGTACCAGAAAAAGGACCGATTCCCGCGCATTTACTAG gaAATTTATGGTCGCAAAACTGGGAACCAATCTTGGATATGATTGTACCGAATGCTATCAACTTAGATGACAGGATGAAAAGTTTAAACTGGACTGTGAAGGACATG GTTAAACGCGCTGAAGACTTTTACGTATCGATAGGACTTCCTCCAATGACGGATACATTTTGGCAGAAGTCTGTATTTTCGAGAGACAATCACAGTTTGGCGCGGTGTCATGGTACGGCGGCAGATATGTTTAAACATGATGACTTTAG gcTTCTTTACTGTTCTCGGGTTTCGTTTGAAGATTTTTACGTCATACATCATGAAATGGGTCATATACAATACTATATGGCATATAAAAATCAGCCCGGACTATTCAGG CAAGCGAATTCAGCTCTGCAAGAAACGATAGGCGATACAATAATGTACGCTGTAATGACACCCCAACATTTACATAGAATTCGTCTCATAAACGATTCAGAACTCTATAATATAAGAGACCCATATTCAGACGAAGATTACATAACAAAAGGAACATTAAACTcacatagaaaattaatcaaatattccGATTATAAGGGTGGACAAGAATTTGTAATCGAttcgaataatataaaacataatcaaaACGACGAATATCGAGTAACTACAGATGATATCCTCATTCTAAAAcaagctttaaataaaataccacaAATACCATTTTCGCTTCTCATGGATGAGTACAGATGGAAATATTTTGAAGGGGGTATAGATAAGGATTTCTTGAATGATGAGTTTTGGGCATTGGCTCAAGATTTACAAGGTATAGCACCAAGTGGGGTTAGGGGCGAGGAGTATTTTGATATTGGAGCTAAATTTCATGTGCCAGACAATACACCATATATACG GTATTTCTTGAGCAGTTTCCTTCAACACCAACTTTTCGAAGCTCTTTGCAAAGCGGCTGTGTTTGGTCACCGAAATGTTAAGGATCCTTTACCCCCTACAATATATCTTAATAGATGTGATATATACGGATCTAAAGCAGCTGGAAGAATATTAaa agATTTGATGTCACGTGGCCATTCGCAGCATTGGCGCCAAATTCTAAAAGAAACGATCGGTGAAGTTGACATTTCTGCAACGGCCTTGAAACGTCACTACCGCCCCTTGTACGTAATACTGATGCGATTGGTTGAAAAATACAGGATTCCCATTGGCTGGTAA
- the LOC124541086 gene encoding protein KTI12 homolog, with protein sequence MPLIIICGTPVSGKTTRANELKEFFEKTHKKQVDIVSEDETILKLGYDKNSNYLDFQKEKRVRGHLKSEVIRLINKDNVVILDGSNYIKGYRYELYCASKASKSTQCTIYTIRNHQEAWEDNLKRISQKEQQDCTTDNVDKSIHNEPYTEEVFNALTKLRFEEPIASNRWDSPLFTVQPTDQLDFKGLYKVLFEKKPPPPNMSTQNPPLSSTNFLYELDKVTQAISKHILDSKQLNLDIVKFPDYPGCELEVSIMNAINPQQLLRLRRQFLTYAKMNHSNENANKIGRYFIQYLNKTLTD encoded by the exons atgcctttaattataatatgtggtACACCGGTTAGTGGGAAAACAACCCGGGCGAATGAACTAAAAGAATTCTTTGAGAAAACACACAAGAAACAAGTCGATATTGTCTCTGAAGACGAAACGATTTTAAAGTTAGGTTATGATAAGAATTCTAATTATTTAGATTTCCAAAAGGAAAAAAGAGTCAGGGGACATTTAAAGTCCGAAGTTATACGACTTATAAATAAGGATAACGTTGTAATATTAGACGGAAGCAATTATATTAAAG GTTACCGCTATGAATTATACTGTGCATCAAAAGCATCTAAGTCGACACAGTGCACTATTTACACAATTCGCAACCACCAAGAAGCCTGGGAAGATAACCTGAAAAGAATCAGTCAAAAGGAACAGCAAGATTGTACAACAGATAATGTAGACAAAAGTATACACAATGAGCCTTATACTGAAGAAGTTTTTAATGCACTCACAAAATTAAG atttGAAGAACCTATAGCCAGTAACAGATGGGACAGTCCACTTTTCACCGTGCAACCGACAGATCAATTGGATTTTAAGGGTCTTTATAAAGTTTTGTTTGAAAAGAAACCACCCCCTCCAAATATGAGCAcacaaaat ccTCCACTTAGTTCAACAAACTTCCTCTATGAACTCGACAAAGTAACTCAAGCTATTTCAAAACATATCCTAGATTCGAAACAATTGAATCTAGACATAGTCAAGTTCCCAGACTACCCTGGATGTGAACTCGAAGTGAGTATCATGAACGCGATCAACCCCCAACAGCTCCTAAGACTACGAAGACAGTTCCTGACTTATGCTAAAATGAATCATTCAAACGAGAATGCTAATAAAATCGGAAGATATTTTAtacagtatttaaataaaacgctgacggattga
- the LOC124541171 gene encoding carnosine N-methyltransferase, with amino-acid sequence MSSMGAAEEIDEAKERAHFRAVVNAFKYYKLCSLDRIHKSEKIVSMLQPNHQRRLEKYKSYLIKFKKCLDVNNSVVHLIIRDVDTMFENVDHSIDANTNGMESFGCNYNNCEIPSQKQHKMQHDVEKVQSVLKNIVRDWSDAGAAEREQCYRPILEELESRYPPEEFSDRSHIKVLVPGAGLGRLAWEIAARGYSCQGNEFSLFMLFASNFILNKCPEANKHTVYPWVHQYVNHMTSEHQIQAATFPDVPPATRHSHFSIAAGDFLKVYTDLDEWHCVATCFFIDCAPNVIEFIERIHAILRPGGYWINLGPLLYHYSDMPTEISIEPPYDILLDIIKDVGFEVLKEQTGVKTKYAQNPNSMMQHEYKSVFFVCRKPFPT; translated from the exons atgtcttCCATGGGGGCGGCTGAAGAAATTGATGAGGCAAAGGAGCGCGCCCATTTTCGAGCAGTTGTGAAcgcttttaaatattacaa attGTGCAGCCTCGATAGGATACATAAATCCGAGAAAATAGTGTCTATGCTACAACCGAATCACCAACGTCGTCTAGAAAAGTACAAAAGCTAcctcattaaatttaaaaagtgtttaGATGTTAATAATAGTGTTGTTCATCTTATAATAAGGGATGTTGATACAATGTTTGAAAATGTGGACCACAGTATCGATGCGAACACGAACGGAATGGAGAGCTTCGgctgtaattataataactgtGAGATACCATCGCAGAAACAGCATAAAATGCAGCATGATGTTGAAAAG gTACAATCGGTACTAAAGAATATAGTGAGGGACTGGAGCGACGCCGGTGCAGCTGAGCGGGAACAGTGCTATAGGCCCATACTCGAGGAACTGGAGTCGAGGTATCCACCGGAAGAATTTAG TGATAGGTCACACATCAAGGTGCTAGTGCCGGGCGCTGGTCTCGGCAGGCTGGCGTGGGAGATCGCCGCCAGAGGATACTCGTGCCAAGGGAACGAGTTTTCGCTGTTCATGCTGTTTGCCAGTAACTTCATACTGAATAAATGTCCTGAG gCGAACAAACACACGGTATACCCCTGGGTCCACCAGTACGTGAACCACATGACGAGCGAGCATCAGATACAGGCGGCTACCTTCCCGGACGTTCCCCCCGCCACCAGGCATTCGCACTTCTCGATAGCAGCCGGGGACTTCCTCAAG GTGTACACGGATTTGGACGAGTGGCACTGCGTAGCGACGTGTTTCTTCATCGACTGCGCGCCGAATGTCATCGAGTTTATCGAGAGGATACACGCAATACTGCGGCCGGGCGGCTACTGGATCAACCTTGGACCACTGCTGTACCATTATAG TGACATGCCAACAGAGATCAGTATCGAGCCACCATATGACATTTTATTGGACATCATCAAGGATGTCGGGTTTGAGGTTTTG aagGAACAGACCGGTGTAAAAACGAAATACGCACAAAATCCAAATTCGATGATGCAACACGAATATAAATCTGTGTTCTTTGTGTGTAGGAAACCTTTCCCgacataa
- the LOC124541172 gene encoding uncharacterized protein LOC124541172, with translation MRGPYRVTRVLPAGRYELKLLAGSYGKTTQAAAQYMVPWKGEWCPESCASFFSHDDDDVGEQDNSTPGTSQGLSMPQLDCEDVDMPQDNSEGCSSNVVEDDSTSGEAV, from the exons ATGCGAGGTCCTTATCGGGTCACACGAGTGCTGCCTGCCGGCCGCTATGAGTTGAAGCTTCTTGCTGGTAGCTACGGGAAGACAACCCAGGCGGCGGCTCAATATATGGTGCCGTGGAAGGGCGAATGGTGTCCTGAGTCTTGTGCGTCGTTCTTCAGTC atgacgatgatgatgtgGGAGAACAGGACAATTCAACGCCTGGAACAAGCCAAGGTTTGTCAATGCCACAACTTGACTGTGAGGATGTTGATATGCCACAAGACAACTCGGAAGGGTGTTCATCAAACGTCGTCGAGGACGACTCCACGTCAGGAGAGGCCgtataa